Genomic window (Rosa chinensis cultivar Old Blush chromosome 6, RchiOBHm-V2, whole genome shotgun sequence):
TAGAGCTGAACCAAACAATAACTCAATCAAGCAGTAGGATGTCTTCTCCATATGAGGATATATTGAAattattgattgattttgagaatcgaGTTGAAGGGGAAACCAGTGGTACTGGTAGCAGAACCTGAACCCTTGAGGAATTATAGGATTGGCAGAAATATAGGGATGCAATACTGGCCACTTTGAAAAACCAAAATTGAGGACTTTTTGATCCCATGGTTGGAAATGAGTGCAGAATGGTCAGTAGTCCCTCTTCTCTCATTGAACTTCTGCAGTAATTACTATCTGCAGCTCTCTTGCCTCATTTTTCACAGATAGGTTAGCCTGGTTCACTCTAGTTTCTATATTGTGAATTATTAATTACATAGCTATTATTCTGCCAGCATATTTAGTGGACTCCAACACAAATTATTTCGCagggttttgtttttaaattgttCCTCCAACTATGGTCAAATTTGAAGAAGAAATAACCAATTTTATACtcttttaaatttaaaattttggcAAGAATAATAAGAAAGTGCAACTTAATGCACTAGAGCCACTCCCTTTCTACATGCATTTAGGAGCTTCTAGTGATTTTGTTATTTTAGGAGCATGATAGGGAGTACATTGGATCAAATTCCCTAAGTAACTTAAGAGCTCATGTGGggagtctgttggagatgctcttatcaTGTGGCATATATCTTGTGTTGCCTATGTTACTTGCAGTGGTTTTATATGTATTATAATCTGGATTTGCCCATTGCTTCTCTACAAGTTAGTTTGATATACAGAAAAGCATGTAAAGCTAGTAATTCTAGTCTATCTGCTATCAGTACCTCTGCAGGCTTGTACTATTGAAATTATACTTTTATACAATGGGTGTGTGCCGTTGCAGAGAAATTTAAGTAGTCTTGCATTGCACTCTTAGCAGATTGTATGACAGTTATGTGGCTCCCCTTGAAGAGGATGCGCGGGCCTTCTATACAGTAAACCAATAAAAGGTACGGATGTCGGACGGTCCATACTTGTACCATGGGATGCTAAATTGCCATGATTGTATGGTTGTAACAATGGATGTTATAGCACATTCTTTGCAATTTGTATGTGTTACAGAGTTGTGCGGACTTGTGTTGCCACTAGCCAACGATTCTAGAGTCGATAAAGATGAATGCATCACCAACTAGCTGGTGTtagaaaattttcttaattgGTCGTAAGCATATCATGTTAGGCTAATTCTCTAAAGCTTTTCTGCTTGCTCTCTCTGCAGGTTCAAGATCTCCATGTGATATAGATACTTGAGGCAGTACATATGTATAAAGGTTACTTGAACTTTCCTCATAATATGAATTTGCATTCATTTGGACTTGATGAAGTTACTTTTCTCTTTACACTTTAAGTTTTTTGGGTATTGTGGATGGAAAGAAATAGAGGAATTTTTGAAATCTATGAAGGGGTAGGGGTTGAGGTTCAGAGAGGGTCATGCTATTGAAtgtaacaagaaaaaaaaaaaaaaaaaagaaaaaaaagggctaTGGAATTCGGGTAATGAATTAATGGTCATGCTGGTGTGTCAGTGTGTGACATTGGTGTTGAAATTAACATGCAGATGCCAGAAATGGATGGATTTGAAGCAACTAGGCAGATGAGGAAAGTGGAGAAATCTTACCATCTTCGCATTCCAATCGTTGCATTAACAGCTTATACACCAGGCGAGGAAACAAGAAGGATGTTGGAGGCCGGCATGGATGAATATTTAAGCAAACCCTTGGGAAAGGATCGTCTACTTGAAACAATGGGTAAACAATGttaattgatttcaatttaAGTTGGCTATTCTCACTCGGTTCATGTCTCTCTCAGACTGATTCAAGCATTGTGGAGTGGAGTGACTGACCAGTAATTGAATAATATCAAGACTTGCCATCCatcatttatttcatttatttgtGATGTTTGCctcttttttcatttatttctaTCTATGTGATGTTTGCCTCATCCATCATGGATGTGTTATGTAACAGAAGTAATGGAAGAAAGGAGCAATCCCCAGTGATGTTGACTGCTAAAcgctctcttttattttgctaGACTCAAGGAGAAATATCACTATTAGCTTTAGCCTTCCTGGATGCATTAGCCAACTTTCTAAGCCTGAGATTTTGTACTAGAGCAGCTACTCTCGTCAGATGCATATTTAACACGTTTTTGCCAATATTTACACGTCATTGAAATATGTGCAATACCTGAATCTGTTGTGTGCCAGTAGTTGCATGTCATTGAATTATGTACAATAATTGAATTTCATCAACTGGTTTGAATTGCACGTCATTAGTTTAGTTGTGTGTTGAATCTGTTGATAGTGTGTATTTCAGAGAGCTAGAATTTTGGGTTTCAAAACTTCGGAGTGTCTGCTGTAAACAAGTCTTGCAAGGTTTGAATTTCTCAATGAAGCCGCTTCAGCTCAAAAGGCTGAAGCTTCCGAAGGAGTCCAAGCTTCCCAAAAAGCAGAAGAAGCTGGTGATGAATGAGCAGGTTGTAATCAAGTTGGGTCTGCAGTTGCAGTTTATAGTCCTAGGGAAGCAACCCCGATTTGAATTGCTCAGCGCCAACCTTTGTAGTGTCAGACCGTTAGATTACTGATTTCAGAGCTTTCTATCTAGGGTAGCTTTATTCAGGTAACTCCTAAAAAATGATACAATTATGCTGCGTCCTTCAGGGTGGTCATAGACTAGTGTATTATTATATACTTTCACGTTTAATGGACTGATACCCAATTCCTGCGTTGTATTAAGCTACGTTGGTGAGGCTGAGAAGCTTGTAAGTAGAATGCCAATGGAGCCTGATTCTGTAGTTTGGAGTGCACTCCTTGGATCATGTAGGAAGCATGGAAATACACAGTTGGCCAAGTTAGCAGCTGATAGACTGAAGGAGTTGGCTCCAGAGGATTCATTAGTTTATGTACAAATGTTAAACATATATAGCTCTGATGGTGACTTTGGTGAAGCGGGCCTAATGAGGAAGGAAATGAAAGGGTCTCGAGTGAAAAAGGAACCTGGATTAAGCTGGATTGAGATCGGAAATCAGGTGCATGAGTTCTCCTCTGGAGGCCGACGCCATCCAGGAACGAATCTTATAAGCAGAAAACTAAAAGAACTGATTGGACAGTTGAGGGAAATTGGTTATATTCCAGATACAAGCTCATCCTTGCATGATGTGGAAGAGGAGCACAAAGAGGAGCAATTGTACCATCATAGTGAGAAGCTAGCTTTAGTGTTTGCCATTATGAATGAAAGCAGTTTACATTGCGGTAGGACTGGTATAAAAATAATGAAGAATATCAGAGTATGCGTGGATTGCCATAACTTCATGAAGTTAGCATCAAATCtacttcacaaggatattgttgTGAGAGACACAAACCGTTTCCACCACTTTAAAGATGGCATATGCTCTTGCAATGATTACCGGTAAGCAGTAACAAAAGCATATACCTTGCCAAGATGCCATGAGTAAGTACGAGAAGATTATCAGGGTTCTTATCTGCATTTGCAACATCTCTGGAGGCGTTATTGTTTCTATACTTCTAAAGTACGATGTGTTATTGTTTCtatacttctaaagtcaattgtgacttcgtggctcaaccggattcttccatggttgcttctaaagcccatctttcgttttgcaaagcctgctctttagcaaaattaggatcgagaccatcctatgcaaaggacactaaacaaaatattccattcttgcaacgaatccaaggtgatatttgtggacctatccaaccaacttgcggaccatttagatattttatggtgttggttgatgcatcgacacgttggtcacatgtcatgcttttgtccaccagaaatgctgcatttgctaaactcctagcacaaatcattaaattaagggctcaccaccctgatcatctcattaagtcaattcgtcttgacaatgctggagagtttacatcaaaaacttttgatgactattgcatgtccattgggattgaggttgaacaccctgttcctcacatttacacccaaaatggtctcgcagaagccaccattaaaagatttcaaatggttgctagagcattggttatgagcaccaatctccctgtttctgcttgggctatgcaatattgcatgcagctgtgcttattcgtatgaggtctactgccactcaaccattttctgcatcccagatggttactgggtatgagcctaatgtctcacacttacgcatatttgggtgtgcagtttatgtgccaattgcgccgccacagcgcaccaaaatgggtcctcaaagacgattgggcatttatgttggatatgactctccaaccattatccgctatttggaacccttgacaggtgatcaatttaccgcaagatttgcggattgtcactttgatgagacagtcttcccgtcgttagggggagataggaacaataatgttcaacaggaacgacatcaattgtcgtggtctgtccccactttgtctcatattgatccccgaaccgcacagtccgaaattgaagtgcgaagaattctcgatcttcagaacgtagcagactctatgcctgacgcGTTTGctaatatcgctaaagtgacaagatcacatatacctgctgcaaacgtgcctgtaaggattgatgtccctaaaaatagtggacatggcaccacccctaggggtattgagCATGGCGCTACCGccactaatggtgatggcaatgtggctcaggccgggctcccagcaaggaaatgtgggaggcccaaaggttcggtggattctcgcccaagaaagaaagcgagtttggcacaaagagatccattaatcatcgacataaataacccgtctcatgaagatattccggattatggttatgtccaagagacatcattgggggacgctccaatgtcagaaccaattccagagaatagagagatctccatgaattacactagtgtacatgagacgttgagtcgagactctattatccttgatgacgCGTTTGCATACTCTATCGCTCAAGAaattatagaacatgatgatatcgaacctcgctccgttgaagaatatcaacgaagagcagactagcctaaatggaaaaatgcaatccaggttgaattggattcactaacaaagagacaggtatttaggcctataacgctgacacccccaagtataaagcctgttggccataaatgggtctttgttagaaagcgtaatgagaaaaatgaggttgttagatacaaagcccgccttgtggtgcaaggtttctcacaacgccctggaatcgactgtttggacccaaaatgaatattttggtctgacaaggcacgtcttggagaaattgagccaatgtcagtggctcaagctatatattgtcgacaagtttgaaatatatatttagaggctgaataaagcctactatggaagcatgaaaagtcaactttagcacattttcctacttctgctaggagaaaccgagctaaacaaggaaggaggggcggcagactaaccaaatgaaatcgaaatgagctgaaactttccagattcattctagacaacccaaggatcatttcttatgaagagtgacagagctagttttgagtggaaggccttcaaacaatcagtccaattttctacagaagcaaaactggaaaactggacctgtaagaggtccagcagcatttccggcccaaccacatggaaataaattctgaaattttaccacagtaatctaaactcatggtggataatttcatatgaagaagtcgaaggctcattatgaagtcttgttggagaaataatttaaggaataaaggggcagaaactgacctaaaaccagctcaatattcacatgttcatgtttcctacccacatgaagaaaggtagatgcttttctctttttccttggatatatttttcttctacaatctctttaatagatcatcatcacttccatgtttctgcaccttcatgctttgctttcatttcatcatttctctatcttttccatattttacaaatcactttcatactccactttcattatttttcttccactcatcatttcactcttctttttcttccctatataaacaccttctcctctcattctcaaacacacattcacaacacaacaacatctctaagatgatctaagttctctctagagcaaacctctctaagagcaactcctctccttttctttctcttagcggtgatcacactcctagtcctagtcttctcagaagccgactttcagtgccaccaaaccctctgtcaacgtacttcggtcctagtctcctcgggagccgacggtagtgccgcgaccacaacggttacggaaccagccaagcaagggtaacgccctagcaacctagccaagctaaagtcacgctttagcaagttctcctcacttcccggtggttctcgctctgctcgatctacaacatcgagtatcgatttggtgattttcaagaagctcagcaaaagtcctcgccacgaggcacaaagaatcccacgacgaggttggtgctctcctcgtccacaatcgctcgacagaagtcaggtcaagggacacccccgacgaccgcaccctaacggtgctggcacgcccgcgcaagaaaagagactgttgactagctgcaataaaattggagccaaacattttggcacgcccagtgggactataCTAGAGTCTTTTTGCATTTGTTCGCCATCATTGAGATGCCAggggaaaatctttaccaaaagaaattcctaaaGTGAATTGATGGACAATGTTGCCACCATTGGCGATATCGCCATTAATGATGAGTTTATGCCTATTCCCATCCCAGAGGGGGCAAGCATTGAGGAACagctcgcgatcatcatggccaacatcaagAGGAATAAAGAAAAGCAAGCCAGGGACATGGCCAGTTTGATCGCAAAAACAAAGCAGAGGTTTCGAGATTGGGACCTACAAATTGAGCAGAACGCTGGAGAAGAGGTCATTTCTAAGACTGACTTGCCTA
Coding sequences:
- the LOC112170684 gene encoding pentatricopeptide repeat-containing protein At1g71420, whose protein sequence is MKPLQLKRLKLPKESKLPKKQKKLVMNEQVVIKLGLQLQFIVLGKQPRFELLSANLCSVRPYVGEAEKLVSRMPMEPDSVVWSALLGSCRKHGNTQLAKLAADRLKELAPEDSLVYVQMLNIYSSDGDFGEAGLMRKEMKGSRVKKEPGLSWIEIGNQVHEFSSGGRRHPGTNLISRKLKELIGQLREIGYIPDTSSSLHDVEEEHKEEQLYHHSEKLALVFAIMNESSLHCGRTGIKIMKNIRVCVDCHNFMKLASNLLHKDIVVRDTNRFHHFKDGICSCNDYR